Within Flavobacterium pisciphilum, the genomic segment AAGCCAATTTTCGAATTGGATTTGTCGCAGCTTCTGCCACACGTTTTACTTCTGGGTCGTTTTCATTGTAAACCAATATACCTCCATTTGTAATTTTTTCGATAAAAACTTCAAACTGTTCTACATAATTTTCATAAGTAGGAAAAACATTAATATGATCCCAAGCTATCCCTGAGATTAAAGCAATGTTAGGTTGATATAAATGAAACTTTGGTCTTCTATCTATAGGTGAAGATAAATATTCATCTCCTTCTAGCACCATAAAATCATTCTCTTCTGTAAGGTGTACCATAGTATCAAATCCCTCTAATTGGGCTCCAACCATATAGTCAACTTCAATATTGTGATAATGCATTACATGCAAAATCATCGAAGTAATTGTCGTTTTCCCGTGAGAACCTCCAATAACAACTCTAGTTTTATTTTTTGATTGTTCGTATAAAAACTCTGGATAAGAATAGATTTTCAATCCTAATTCTTGGGCTTTTAACAATTCTGGATTATCTGCCTTTGCATGCATCCCCAAAATCACCGCTTCAATATCTGAAGTAATTTTTTCTGGAAACCAACCCATTTCTAAAGGCAATATTCCTTTTTTCTCTAATCTTGATTTCGAAGGTTCAAAAATAGCATCATCACTTCCTGTAACTTGGTATCCTTTATTATGCAATGCTAGTGCTAGATTGTGCATGGCGCTCCCGCCTATGGCTATAAAATGTGTTTTCATTTTAGTTTGCTCGGTTATTCGTTTATTTGTATTGATTAAATCAATTTTGGTTCTTTTTATACTCATCCAAAACTGCCTTCGCCTTCGTCGGTTCATTCATTTTTTTCTGGTACAAGTTAGCAAGCATTTGATAACTCACTTTAGATTTACTTACTATAATTGCATGTTTGTATTGTCTTTCTGCATCAGAGTATCTTTTAAAATACTCGTCAATATGCCCTCGGGACAAATATCCGTCTATTGGTGATAAATTCAACAATTCATTTGAATATTTTATGGCCTTGCTCTGACTACCACCAGCAATACCTGGTAGTTGTAAATTTAATTCTATAAGAGCCCATCGTGCTTCTATATGTTTTGGATTGAGTACAATTGCTTGTTCAAAAGAACCTCTTACTTCATCAATCATTCCAAAGGCTTTGAACTTACTCACTTGTAAAGCTTTCATTCCTAAAGCTGCTCCATATTTATAAAAATAATTAGCTCCTGACGGCTTTAATTGCTTTAACTTTTCATAATAGCCAACGGCATCATCCCACTTTTTATTATGAGTGGCAATATCTCCTAAATATTCAATCGTTTTTAAATCTGAAGGAGTTTCTTTTAAAACCGTTTTAAAAAGGATTTCAGCTTTATCAAAATTCTGAGTATCAAATAATTTTTGAGCCTTCTCAAAACTAGTTTGCGACCAGAATAAGGTCGGAAATAAAAGAAAGACAATTATTATTTGTTTCATTCTTCAAAAATAGTGGAAATATAAAATGTATCATTTCTTTTTAAGTATAAATTAGTAATTTGTACGGAAATTATCTTTCAATACTACATCAATCATTTAAAATAATACTAAACCTCCTTTTATGAAGAATATCTATTTTGTCTTATTTCTAATTTCGACTTCTATATTTGGACAGCAAAATGACAAAAAATGGGATAAAGTTATTAGAAACGAAAGTCTCGGCAAAATAAAGACCGCTAATGAAATTGTTTCAAAAATTCACAAAAAGGCTGTTGCTACTAAAGACGAAGTACAAATTATAAAATGCTTTTTTTTTCAATCTAAGTATCTGCAAATCGTTGATGAAAATGCTCAGTCAAAGATTCTAAACAACTTAAAATTTGAAATTAATCGAGCATCAATCCCAACAAAAGCAATTCTTAATTTAGTTTATGCTAAATGTTTGGATGATTATTATGATAACAATTATCCGTATACAGTTGTAGATACTGTAGTCGAAGCAGCTGCGTCAGTAGTTACACCGCTAGATACTATAGCAGTAAATGATACACCTGAATTAATTAATTCAAATATCATTTTTACTTCTGAAAAAGAAATCATTGCATTTTATGAAAAAACTCTAGAAAATGAAGCAATTCTAAAAATTACTCCTTTAAAAAATTATCAAGCTATTTTTAATTTTTTGACTTTAAAAAAACTAGAAACAGAAAACCTATACGATTATCTACTTAAAGAAAATATCTCATTTTTTACTCAAAAAATGAACCTTTGGGAAATTGAAAAGGATGAAATTAGCAAATACAAAAAAGAACTTTTAGGAAATTCAGAAGCTTTTTTAAAACTTGATTTAAACTTTATAAAAGATGAAGAAATCAGAAAAATTATCTCTTTATATCAGAAACTAGAATTAAACACCCCATCTCTAGAAAATCAATTTGACCGCATTGTGTATTTCAGTGATTTCTTGCCAGAATCTGACGATGATATATTAAGTTCATTAAATAAACTTAAACAACGTTCCGACGACATAATTCTTATTCAAAAAATTTCATTAAAAAAAGGTGAAATTCTAATTCGTCAAGCCTCAAAAGAATTACATCCAGATAACAACATACAAGCGATAAAAATATTTGACGAGATAATAAAAATCAATAACCAAACTAATACGGCAGAAGAAGCTTTGCATCTAAAACAAACCGTTTCTTTGAAATCACTAACTATTGAACTTCAGAAATATAGTTACAAAAATGAGAATACTAGGGCTTTTATTACTTATAAAAACATTGATAATTTAAATGTGTCCTTTTATAAAATAGATCAAAAAAAACTAGAAGAACTTACCGATCCAAATTTACAACAAGATAGTTTAGCTAATTCAATCATAAAAAAACAAAATAAAATTGTATCAAAGAACTATCAACTTCAAAATAAACATGATTATTTTGAATACACAACCGAAGTACTTTTACCAAAATTAGAAATAGGAAATTATTTAGTCCATTTTGAGAGTGACTCTGATTTAAAAGATAAGAAAGCTTTTGCATTTGAAACCATAACAGTTTCAAATCTTAGTATTCTGGCAAATCAAGAAAACGATAAAGAAACTTTTCAGGTTTTTGATAGAAAAACCGGTAAACCTCTAAAAGATGTCACTATAAAATCCTCTCGTTATACCATTAAAACGGACTCTGCCGGATTAGCTTTTTATAGTGGAGCAAATAGCAACAATTATAACGAGAACATTGAATTTTCATTAGACAATGACACTATTATTCCTTATAAAAATTACATCCACTATATACAACAATACTCTGAAAACAGAGATAATAACCTCAAAGGTAAAGTTGAGTTTTACTTAGACAGAGCTATTTATCGCCCAGGGCAAATTGCTTATTATAAAGGAATCGCAATTAAAAAACAAGACGACAAAATAAGTGTAGTAGCTAATACTTCCTTCAATATCATTATTAAAGATTCTAATTATCAAACTTATAAAGAATTTCAAATAACGACTAATGAATTTGGTTCATTTTCCGGAGAATTTACTGTACCTAAA encodes:
- a CDS encoding UDP-N-acetylmuramate--L-alanine ligase; translated protein: MKTHFIAIGGSAMHNLALALHNKGYQVTGSDDAIFEPSKSRLEKKGILPLEMGWFPEKITSDIEAVILGMHAKADNPELLKAQELGLKIYSYPEFLYEQSKNKTRVVIGGSHGKTTITSMILHVMHYHNIEVDYMVGAQLEGFDTMVHLTEENDFMVLEGDEYLSSPIDRRPKFHLYQPNIALISGIAWDHINVFPTYENYVEQFEVFIEKITNGGILVYNENDPEVKRVAEAATNPIRKLAYHTPNYTVSDGVTLLETPEGNMPIEVFGAHNLNNLAGAKWICQNMGVDEADFYEAIASFKGASKRLEKIAEGKGKVAYKDFAHSPSKVAATTKAVKEQYPNRTLVACLELHTYSSLNAAFLKEYEGALEYADVAVVFYSPDAVKIKQLEEVTYEQIATAFNRKDLIIYTNPNDFKEYLFNLNLENTALLLMSSGNYGGLNFDEVKSLIE
- a CDS encoding tetratricopeptide repeat protein, which codes for MKQIIIVFLLFPTLFWSQTSFEKAQKLFDTQNFDKAEILFKTVLKETPSDLKTIEYLGDIATHNKKWDDAVGYYEKLKQLKPSGANYFYKYGAALGMKALQVSKFKAFGMIDEVRGSFEQAIVLNPKHIEARWALIELNLQLPGIAGGSQSKAIKYSNELLNLSPIDGYLSRGHIDEYFKRYSDAERQYKHAIIVSKSKVSYQMLANLYQKKMNEPTKAKAVLDEYKKNQN